A region from the Carassius carassius chromosome 33, fCarCar2.1, whole genome shotgun sequence genome encodes:
- the LOC132114306 gene encoding alpha-2 adrenergic receptor-like, whose amino-acid sequence MGVTQSNATKEDANITMTSWPYTETAAAFIILVVSVIILVTIVGNVLVIVAVLTSRALLAPQNLFLVSLACADILVATLVIPFSLANEIMGHWYFGSTWCAFYLALDVLFCTSSIVHLCAISLDRYWSVTKAVSYNLKRTPKRIKSMIAVVWVISAIISFPPLMMTKQNEKECLINDKTWYILSSCLVSFFAPGFIMITVYCKIYRVAKQRSSTVFVAKNGLERQPSQSETCFVRKDKFEKVSPSSNSSESNQRQEELDDIDLEESATSDNKPNSSRFSKHRRVDGARSCPQRTCRISWVSSQEQSSKQLEVASKTKLAQMREKRFTFVLAVVMGVFVLCWFPFFFTYSLQAICGHSCKPPEALFKLFFWIGYCNSSVNPIIYTIFNRDFRKAFKKIVCLTAQRT is encoded by the coding sequence ATGGGTGTAACTCAGTCCAATGCAACGAAGGAGGATGCAAACATCACCATGACCTCATGGCCGTACACGGAGACGGCCGCCGCGTTCATCATCCTCGTGGTTTCCGTCATCATTCTGGTCACCATCGTTGGGAACGTTCTGGTCATCGTGGCGGTTCTGACTAGCCGCGCTCTCCTTGCGCCACAGAACCTCTTCCTCGTGTCGCTTGCGTGCGCGGACATCCTCGTGGCCACGCTAGTCATTCCTTTCTCCCTCGCCAACGAGATCATGGGACACTGGTACTTCGGCAGCACCTGGTGCGCGTTTTACCTGGCTCTGGACGTTCTGTTCTGCACGTCGTCCATCGTGCATCTGTGCGCCATCAGTTTGGATAGGTACTGGTCCGTCACCAAAGCGGTGAGCTACAACTTGAAAAGAACCCCGAAGCGCATCAAGTCTATGATCGCGGTGGTGTGGGTCATTTCAGCCATCATCTCGTTCCCACCTCTCATGATGACCAAGCAAAACGAGAAAGAGTGTTTAATAAACGACAAGACCTGGTACATCCTCTCTTCGTGCCTGGTGTCGTTTTTCGCGCCGGGGTTTATCATGATCACAGTCTACTGCAAAATCTACCGCGTCGCCAAACAGCGTTCGTCCACAGTATTTGTGGCCAAGAACGGGTTGGAGAGGCAGCCTTCCCAGTCCGAGACGTGCTTTGTGAGGAAAGATAAGTTTGAAAAAGTGTCTCCGAGCAGCAACAGCTCGGAAAGCAACCAGAGACAGGAGGAGCTGGATGACATCGACCTGGAGGAGAGCGCGACGTCCGACAACAAACCAAATAGCTCGCGATTCTCAAAGCACAGGCGGGTGGACGGCGCGCGCAGCTGCCCGCAGAGGACCTGCCGGATCTCCTGGGTTTCCAGTCAGGAGCAGAGCAGCAAACAGCTCGAGGTGGCGTCGAAAACCAAACTGGCTCAGATGAGGGAGAAACGCTTCACCTTCGTTCTGGCTGTGGTCATGGGGGTGTTTGTCCTCTGCTGGTTTCCTTTTTTCTTCACCTACAGTCTCCAGGCCATCTGCGGGCATAGCTGCAAGCCGCCTGAGGCGCTTTTCAAGCTCTTCTTTTGGATTGGTTACTGCAACAGCTCAGTGAATCCCATCATTTACACGATTTTCAACAgggacttcagaaaggcttttaaGAAAATCGTTTGCTTGACTGCGCAGCGCACCTAA